One region of Streptococcus salivarius genomic DNA includes:
- the rfbB gene encoding dTDP-glucose 4,6-dehydratase, producing MTEYKNIIVTGGAGFIGSNFVHYVYNNHPDVHVTVLDKLTYAGNRANIEEILGDRVELVVGDIADAELVDKLAAKADAIVHYAAESHNDNSLNDPSPFIHTNFIGTYTLLEAARKYDIRFHHVSTDEVYGDLPLREDLPGHGEGPGEKFTAETKYNPSSPYSSTKAASDLIVKAWVRSFGVKATISNCSNNYGPYQHIEKFIPRQITNILSGIKPKLYGEGKNVRDWIHTNDHSTGVWAILTKGRIGETYLIGADGEKNNKEVLELILEKMGQPKDAYDRVTDRAGHDLRYAIDSTKLREELGWEPQFTNFESGLEETIKWYTDNQDWWKAEKEAVEANYAKTQEVLK from the coding sequence ATGACTGAATATAAAAACATCATCGTAACTGGTGGCGCAGGTTTCATCGGTTCAAACTTTGTACACTATGTCTACAACAATCATCCAGACGTACATGTGACTGTCCTTGACAAACTCACTTACGCTGGTAACCGTGCTAACATTGAAGAAATCCTTGGTGACCGTGTTGAATTGGTTGTTGGTGATATTGCTGATGCTGAATTGGTTGATAAATTGGCTGCTAAGGCTGATGCTATCGTCCACTATGCGGCTGAAAGCCACAATGATAATTCATTGAACGACCCATCACCATTTATCCACACAAACTTTATTGGTACATACACACTTTTGGAAGCTGCTCGTAAATACGATATTCGTTTCCACCACGTGTCAACAGACGAAGTTTATGGTGACCTTCCATTGCGCGAAGATCTCCCTGGACACGGTGAAGGTCCTGGTGAAAAATTCACAGCAGAGACAAAATACAACCCATCATCACCATACTCATCAACTAAGGCTGCTTCAGACCTTATCGTTAAAGCATGGGTGCGTTCATTTGGTGTTAAGGCAACTATTTCAAACTGCTCAAACAACTATGGACCATACCAACACATCGAAAAATTCATCCCACGTCAAATCACCAATATCTTGTCAGGAATTAAACCAAAACTTTATGGTGAAGGTAAAAACGTCCGTGACTGGATCCACACTAACGACCACTCAACTGGTGTTTGGGCTATCCTCACTAAGGGTCGTATCGGTGAAACTTACTTGATTGGTGCCGATGGTGAAAAGAACAACAAGGAAGTTCTTGAACTCATCCTTGAAAAAATGGGTCAACCAAAAGATGCTTACGATCGTGTAACAGACCGTGCTGGTCATGATTTGCGTTACGCTATTGACTCAACAAAATTGCGTGAAGAACTTGGTTGGGAACCACAATTTACAAACTTTGAATCAGGTTTGGAAGAAACAATCAAGTGGTACACAGATAACCAAGACTGGTGGAAAGCCGAAAAAGAAGCTGTTGAAGCTAACTACGCTAAGACACAAGAAGTGCTTAAATAA